In a genomic window of Lacrimispora sp. BS-2:
- the tyrS gene encoding tyrosine--tRNA ligase, with product MTIYDELKARGLIAQVTNEEEISKMVNEGKAVFYIGFDPTADSLHVGHFMALCLMKRLQEAGNKPIALIGGGTGMVGDPSGRSDLRQVMTVETIQHNCDCFKKQMSRFIDFSEGKALMVNNADWLLNLNYIDFLREVGPHFSVNRMLTAECYKQRMEKGLSFLEFNYMIMQSYDFYELFNRYGCNMQFGGDDQWSNMLGGTELIRRKLGKDAHAMTITLLLNSEGNKMGKTQSGAVWLDPEKTSPFDFFQYWRNIADADVLKCLRMLTFLPIEQINEMDSWEGSQLNEAKEILAYELTNLVHGEEEAERARESARALFTGGNAADMPTCELEEADFTDGSIDILAILQKSGLAPTRSEARRNVEQGGVTVEGETVSDVKAVFAKEKFSGEGIIVKRGKKKFVRVIAK from the coding sequence ATGACAATTTATGACGAATTGAAAGCCCGTGGCCTGATCGCCCAGGTGACTAACGAAGAAGAAATCAGCAAAATGGTAAATGAAGGAAAAGCCGTATTCTATATCGGATTTGATCCCACGGCCGACAGCCTTCACGTAGGACATTTTATGGCCCTGTGCTTAATGAAGCGCCTTCAGGAGGCAGGCAATAAGCCCATCGCCCTGATCGGAGGCGGAACCGGTATGGTTGGAGATCCTTCCGGAAGAAGCGACTTGCGCCAGGTGATGACAGTGGAAACAATCCAGCATAACTGTGACTGCTTTAAAAAGCAGATGAGCCGTTTTATCGACTTTTCTGAAGGAAAGGCCCTTATGGTCAATAACGCAGACTGGCTGCTGAACTTAAATTATATCGATTTTCTCCGGGAGGTTGGCCCCCATTTCTCCGTCAACCGCATGCTGACTGCTGAATGCTATAAGCAGCGTATGGAAAAGGGCTTAAGCTTCCTGGAATTCAACTACATGATCATGCAGAGCTATGACTTCTATGAGCTGTTTAACCGTTATGGCTGCAACATGCAGTTTGGCGGAGATGACCAGTGGAGCAATATGCTTGGCGGCACAGAGTTAATCCGCCGGAAGCTGGGAAAAGATGCCCATGCCATGACCATTACCCTGCTTTTAAATTCCGAAGGAAATAAGATGGGAAAAACCCAGTCCGGCGCCGTATGGCTTGATCCGGAAAAGACTTCACCCTTTGATTTCTTCCAGTACTGGAGAAACATTGCCGATGCGGATGTGTTAAAGTGCCTGCGCATGCTGACCTTCCTTCCCATCGAGCAGATTAACGAGATGGATAGCTGGGAAGGCAGCCAGTTAAATGAAGCAAAAGAAATTCTTGCCTACGAGCTGACCAATCTGGTCCATGGGGAAGAGGAAGCGGAAAGGGCCAGGGAGAGTGCCAGAGCGCTGTTTACCGGCGGCAATGCGGCTGATATGCCCACCTGCGAACTGGAAGAGGCAGATTTTACGGACGGAAGCATTGACATCCTTGCCATTCTCCAAAAATCCGGTCTGGCTCCCACACGTTCCGAAGCAAGGCGCAATGTGGAACAGGGCGGAGTGACCGTAGAAGGTGAAACTGTTTCTGATGTAAAAGCTGTTTTTGCGAAAGAGAAATTCTCCGGAGAAGGAATTATAGTAAAACGCGGCAAGAAAAAGTTTGTAAGGGTAATTGCAAAATAA
- the treC gene encoding alpha,alpha-phosphotrehalase, which yields MENFKKSCVYQIYPKSFRDSNGDGIGDLKGVMEKLDYLKMLGVDYLWLTPFFLSPQNDNGYDIKDYCRIDPLFGTMEDLDRLIAKAGKLGMGLMFDMVFNHTSTSHEWFQKALSGDKRYRDYYFFKEGTPGNPPTNWQSKFGGSAWEYSEETGKYYLHLYDKTQADLNWENPMVREEIKKVIRFWKEKGIKGFRFDVINLVSKPSAWEDDEEGDGRRFYTDGPRIHEYLQEIVVDTGLDADDMITVGEMSSTTIDHCIQYTNPDEKQFKMCFNFHHLKVDYKDGDKWSLMPFDFEKLKKIFHTWQTSMAEGNGWNAVFWCNHDQPRAVSRFGDDGIYRNRSAKMLATVIHGMRGTPYIYQGEEIGMTNGYFTHISQYRDVESLHYFEILKEQGRAEKEIYQILRERSRDNSRTPMQWEAGEQAGFTTGTPWIGVNENCEEINVRESLAEPDSIFFYYQKLIELRKRHNVISEGSYEPVPLKQEGIFAYRRSWQEEKLLVFANFTGKHQEIEGMENLENWEVLLSNCGSPKINGKKLELDPYGAVMLYSCEKA from the coding sequence ATGGAGAACTTTAAGAAATCATGTGTTTATCAGATCTATCCCAAATCCTTCCGGGACAGCAACGGAGACGGGATCGGAGATTTAAAGGGAGTGATGGAAAAACTGGATTACTTAAAAATGCTGGGAGTGGATTACCTCTGGCTGACCCCGTTTTTCTTATCTCCTCAGAATGATAACGGTTATGATATTAAGGATTACTGCCGGATCGATCCCCTGTTCGGGACCATGGAGGATTTAGACAGGCTGATCGCAAAGGCCGGTAAGCTGGGTATGGGGCTGATGTTTGATATGGTCTTCAACCATACATCCACAAGCCATGAATGGTTTCAAAAGGCATTAAGCGGTGATAAGAGGTACCGGGATTATTATTTCTTTAAGGAAGGAACTCCTGGAAACCCGCCTACCAACTGGCAGTCAAAGTTTGGCGGCAGCGCATGGGAATATTCGGAGGAAACCGGGAAATATTACCTCCATCTGTATGACAAGACCCAGGCTGATTTAAACTGGGAGAATCCCATGGTACGGGAAGAGATTAAAAAGGTGATCCGTTTCTGGAAAGAAAAGGGGATTAAGGGATTCCGGTTTGATGTGATCAATCTGGTATCCAAGCCTTCTGCCTGGGAAGACGATGAGGAGGGAGACGGCCGCCGGTTTTACACCGACGGTCCCCGGATTCATGAGTATCTGCAGGAGATCGTGGTGGATACGGGACTGGATGCCGATGATATGATTACGGTTGGAGAGATGTCCTCCACCACCATTGACCACTGCATCCAATATACCAATCCGGATGAAAAGCAGTTTAAGATGTGTTTTAATTTTCATCATTTAAAGGTGGATTATAAGGACGGAGATAAATGGTCTTTGATGCCCTTTGATTTTGAAAAGCTGAAAAAGATTTTCCACACATGGCAGACTTCCATGGCCGAAGGAAACGGCTGGAATGCGGTGTTCTGGTGCAATCACGACCAGCCCAGGGCCGTATCCAGGTTTGGCGATGACGGAATATACAGAAACCGCAGTGCAAAGATGCTGGCCACCGTCATACACGGGATGCGGGGAACACCCTATATTTACCAGGGAGAGGAAATTGGCATGACCAACGGGTATTTTACCCATATTTCCCAGTACCGTGATGTGGAAAGCCTTCATTATTTTGAAATATTAAAAGAACAGGGAAGAGCGGAAAAAGAGATTTACCAGATTTTAAGAGAGCGGTCCAGAGATAACAGCAGGACCCCCATGCAGTGGGAAGCAGGAGAGCAGGCCGGATTTACTACAGGCACTCCCTGGATCGGTGTCAATGAAAACTGTGAGGAGATCAATGTGAGGGAGAGCCTTGCAGAGCCTGATTCAATCTTTTTCTACTATCAAAAGCTGATCGAGCTGAGGAAACGCCACAACGTAATCAGTGAAGGAAGCTATGAGCCTGTACCCCTAAAGCAGGAAGGGATATTTGCCTATAGAAGAAGCTGGCAGGAAGAGAAACTTCTGGTCTTTGCAAATTTTACAGGAAAGCACCAGGAGATAGAAGGAATGGAGAACCTGGAGAACTGGGAGGTTCTGTTATCCAACTGCGGCTCCCCAAAGATCAATGGGAAAAAGCTTGAACTGGATCCATATGGCGCAGTGATGCTGTATTCCTGTGAGAAGGCTTAA
- a CDS encoding NYN domain-containing protein, with amino-acid sequence MSSDYLLIDGYNIIFAWSELKELAETNMDSARTKLQDMLCNYQGYKKCNVILVFDGYKVKGNPGTVMEYHNIHVIFTKEAETADQYIEKISQQIGRQYQVRVATSDKLEQIIILGKGCTRLSARDLKKEIEETNLEIKKEHLERIPSKKNRLFDNVDPELMEYLEKIRLNKKD; translated from the coding sequence ATGAGTTCCGATTATCTTTTAATAGACGGCTACAACATCATATTTGCCTGGTCTGAGCTAAAAGAACTGGCGGAGACCAATATGGACTCCGCCAGAACGAAACTTCAGGATATGCTATGTAACTACCAGGGCTATAAAAAATGCAATGTCATTCTGGTCTTTGACGGTTACAAAGTCAAGGGAAACCCGGGCACGGTCATGGAATACCACAACATTCACGTAATTTTCACTAAGGAAGCGGAAACCGCGGACCAGTATATAGAAAAAATCTCCCAGCAAATCGGCAGGCAGTATCAGGTACGGGTAGCCACTTCGGACAAACTGGAACAGATCATCATTCTGGGAAAAGGCTGCACACGCCTCTCCGCCAGGGATTTAAAAAAAGAAATCGAAGAGACAAATTTAGAGATTAAGAAGGAACATCTGGAACGAATTCCCTCAAAGAAAAACCGCCTCTTCGACAATGTTGATCCGGAGCTTATGGAGTATCTGGAAAAAATACGGCTGAATAAAAAGGATTAG
- the treP gene encoding PTS system trehalose-specific EIIBC component produces the protein MGKYESDARKLLEYVGGKENIGAVTHCMTRMRFALIDPEKADTKQIGALSSVKGTFTQAGQFQVIIGNDVQSFYNDFVSVSGVEGVSKDEVKKEAKGNLNLLQRAVADIAEIFAPLIPAIIVGGLILGFRNIIGEIKFMNGGAETLIQVSQFWAGVHSFLWLLGEAIFHFLPVGITWSVTKKMGTTQILGIVLGLTLVSPQLLNAYAMASGAEVPVWDFGFVKMEMIGYQAQVIPAILAGFVLVYLERFFKKITPQAISMIVVPFFSLLLAVIAAHAVVGPIGWVIGSWISKIVYAGLTSSFRWLFATLFGFIYAPLVITGLHHMTNAIDLQLMAEFGGTMLWPMIALSNIAQGSAVLGMMYLQKKNEEAKQISIPACISCYLGVTEPAMFGVNLKRGFPFLSAMIGSAIAATISVGMNVMANSIGVGGIPGILSIQPQYMGIFGLCMLIAIAVPFTLTVMVGKKKGIV, from the coding sequence ATGGGTAAGTATGAGAGCGATGCAAGGAAACTGTTAGAGTATGTGGGGGGAAAGGAAAATATAGGGGCAGTGACTCATTGTATGACGAGAATGCGTTTTGCACTGATTGACCCGGAAAAAGCGGATACAAAGCAGATCGGAGCCCTTTCAAGCGTCAAAGGCACCTTTACACAGGCCGGACAGTTTCAGGTAATTATTGGAAATGATGTACAGTCCTTTTACAATGACTTTGTTTCTGTATCCGGCGTGGAAGGAGTATCAAAGGATGAAGTAAAGAAAGAGGCAAAAGGAAACTTAAATCTTTTGCAGCGGGCGGTGGCGGATATTGCGGAGATTTTTGCTCCGTTGATTCCGGCGATCATCGTAGGCGGTCTGATCCTTGGCTTCCGCAACATAATAGGAGAGATCAAGTTCATGAATGGGGGAGCAGAAACCCTTATTCAGGTATCTCAGTTCTGGGCCGGTGTTCACAGCTTTCTCTGGCTCCTTGGTGAGGCGATCTTCCATTTCCTGCCCGTAGGAATCACCTGGTCTGTCACAAAAAAGATGGGAACCACACAGATCCTTGGAATTGTTCTGGGACTTACCCTTGTGTCTCCCCAGCTTTTAAATGCCTATGCCATGGCATCAGGCGCTGAGGTTCCGGTCTGGGACTTTGGATTTGTAAAAATGGAGATGATCGGCTACCAGGCTCAGGTCATTCCGGCTATTTTAGCAGGCTTTGTACTTGTTTATCTGGAGAGGTTCTTTAAGAAAATCACGCCTCAGGCGATCTCCATGATCGTGGTTCCATTCTTTTCCCTGCTGTTAGCAGTGATCGCTGCTCATGCAGTGGTAGGCCCTATTGGCTGGGTCATTGGTTCCTGGATTTCAAAAATTGTTTATGCAGGGCTTACTTCCAGCTTCCGCTGGCTGTTTGCAACCTTATTTGGCTTTATCTATGCTCCTTTAGTTATTACCGGCCTTCATCATATGACCAATGCCATTGACTTACAGCTGATGGCAGAGTTCGGAGGAACCATGCTGTGGCCTATGATCGCTTTATCCAACATTGCACAGGGTTCTGCAGTTCTTGGTATGATGTACCTTCAGAAAAAGAACGAGGAAGCAAAGCAGATCTCCATTCCTGCCTGCATTTCCTGTTATCTGGGAGTTACGGAGCCGGCTATGTTCGGTGTGAATTTAAAGAGGGGCTTCCCGTTTCTTTCTGCCATGATCGGTTCTGCTATAGCTGCTACAATTTCCGTGGGAATGAATGTTATGGCAAATTCCATCGGTGTGGGAGGCATTCCCGGAATCCTGTCCATTCAGCCTCAGTATATGGGAATATTCGGCTTGTGTATGCTGATTGCAATTGCAGTGCCCTTTACCCTGACAGTTATGGTTGGAAAAAAGAAAGGGATCGTATAA
- the pdxT gene encoding pyridoxal 5'-phosphate synthase glutaminase subunit PdxT: MRIGILALQGAFIEHGKMLSKLGADSFEIRQRADFTEEMSGLILPGGESTVMEKLMRELELKEPILQMIQSGFPVMGTCAGMILLAKTVIGGENHLACMDITVERNAYGRQLASFKTESEFGGAGTIPMVFIRAPYVADVGQGVEVLAKVDGKIVAAREKNMLACAFHPELTEDTTVHSHFLHMCR, from the coding sequence ATGCGAATTGGAATACTTGCCTTGCAGGGCGCATTTATAGAGCATGGAAAGATGTTGTCAAAACTGGGGGCAGACAGCTTTGAAATCCGGCAGCGGGCAGATTTTACCGAAGAAATGAGTGGCTTAATTTTGCCCGGAGGCGAAAGCACGGTGATGGAAAAGCTGATGCGGGAATTAGAATTAAAGGAGCCAATCCTTCAGATGATTCAGAGTGGTTTCCCTGTGATGGGTACCTGCGCTGGTATGATCCTGCTGGCGAAAACGGTTATCGGAGGAGAAAACCATCTTGCCTGTATGGACATTACAGTGGAGCGCAACGCTTACGGGAGGCAGCTGGCCAGCTTCAAAACTGAATCGGAATTTGGCGGTGCGGGAACCATCCCCATGGTGTTTATCCGTGCGCCATATGTTGCAGATGTTGGTCAGGGAGTGGAGGTTTTAGCAAAGGTTGACGGAAAAATCGTGGCTGCCCGGGAAAAGAATATGCTGGCTTGTGCTTTCCATCCAGAGCTGACGGAAGATACGACCGTTCATTCTCACTTTTTGCACATGTGCAGATAA
- the treR gene encoding trehalose operon repressor, producing the protein MESKYRRLYKELLEKIEKREYRPGDKLPAEGELMEIYGASRDTVRKALGLLEEDGCIRKARGKAAEVVDKSKFNFPVSEIASFKEIYRYSESRPRTFVENLEIVKNNKKLMEALQIGPEDEAFVLERVREIDGEKIIIDKDYFSRKVVENLPLRAAQDSVYEYLENEQGLKIGFAMKEITVHMAADEDYRLLDMGRYDMVVVVKSYTYLEDSTLFQYTESRHRPDKFKFVDFARRKL; encoded by the coding sequence ATGGAAAGTAAATACAGGCGTCTTTATAAGGAACTGCTTGAAAAAATAGAAAAACGGGAATACCGTCCGGGAGACAAGCTTCCGGCGGAAGGGGAGCTGATGGAAATTTACGGCGCATCCCGTGACACCGTCCGCAAGGCCCTGGGACTTTTGGAGGAGGATGGCTGCATCCGAAAAGCCAGGGGAAAAGCCGCCGAGGTAGTGGATAAGAGCAAGTTTAATTTTCCGGTATCGGAGATAGCAAGCTTTAAGGAAATCTACCGTTATTCGGAATCCAGGCCCAGAACCTTTGTGGAGAATTTAGAAATCGTCAAAAATAATAAAAAGCTTATGGAGGCGCTTCAGATCGGCCCGGAGGATGAGGCTTTTGTGCTGGAACGGGTCCGGGAGATCGATGGGGAAAAGATCATCATTGATAAGGATTATTTTTCCAGGAAGGTTGTGGAGAATCTGCCTTTGCGTGCTGCCCAGGATTCTGTTTATGAATACCTGGAGAATGAACAGGGGCTTAAAATTGGTTTTGCCATGAAGGAGATCACGGTCCATATGGCGGCCGATGAAGATTACCGCCTCCTTGATATGGGGCGTTATGATATGGTTGTGGTGGTAAAGAGTTATACGTATCTGGAGGATTCCACCCTGTTCCAGTACACCGAATCCCGCCACAGGCCGGACAAGTTTAAATTTGTGGATTTTGCCCGCCGGAAATTATAA
- a CDS encoding manganese efflux pump MntP family protein — MSLLELFIIAVALSMDAFAVSICKGLCMPKMNWNHGIIAGLYFGGFQSGMPLIGYLLGSQFKEAITAFDHWIAFILLGAIGFSMIKESFSKEVEECEVSPMAPKNMIPLAIATSIDALAVGVTFAFLQVQIVPAVSFIGATTFALSVLGVKVGNVFGTRYKSKAEFAGGLILILMGLKILVQHLLGL; from the coding sequence ATGTCATTACTGGAATTGTTCATCATCGCGGTAGCCTTATCCATGGATGCGTTTGCAGTCTCCATCTGTAAGGGATTATGCATGCCAAAGATGAACTGGAACCATGGGATCATAGCAGGTTTGTATTTTGGGGGATTCCAGTCGGGAATGCCTCTTATTGGCTACCTGCTGGGGTCACAGTTTAAGGAAGCCATTACTGCTTTTGACCACTGGATCGCTTTTATTTTGCTTGGAGCCATTGGCTTCAGCATGATTAAGGAATCCTTCAGCAAAGAAGTAGAAGAATGTGAGGTTTCCCCTATGGCCCCCAAAAACATGATCCCGCTGGCAATCGCAACCAGCATAGATGCTCTGGCAGTGGGGGTTACCTTTGCATTCCTGCAGGTACAGATCGTTCCGGCTGTTTCCTTTATCGGAGCCACCACCTTTGCCCTGTCAGTCCTGGGAGTTAAAGTAGGAAATGTATTTGGAACACGGTATAAATCAAAGGCAGAATTTGCAGGCGGCCTGATCCTGATCCTTATGGGACTCAAAATCCTGGTACAGCATTTGCTGGGACTTTAA
- a CDS encoding MATE family efflux transporter has product MSETMDALRPEENKMGTMPVNKLLLTMSIPMVISMLIQALYNVVDSIFVAQIGETALTAVSLAFPIQNLIIAIAVGTGVGVNALLSRSLGEKNQKAANLATVNGIFVFILSYLVSALLAIFFSRFYFTVQTGNEEIISQGTTYLSICTIFSFGVYMQIAFERIMQSTGRTIYNMITQGLGAIINIILDPILIFGLFGLPRLGIAGAAVATVIGQIIAMLLLLYFNLTRNPDVNLNMRGFRPHKETIIDIYKVGLPSIIMLSIGSVMTFGVNKILLLFSETAVSVFGIFFKLQSFIFMPVFGLNNGMVPIVAYNWGAKDKDRIMKTIRSSVIGSVSIMFLGLIIFQAFPKQLLLLFDASEHMISIGVPALRIISSGFLFAGYSIIIGSVFQALGNGIYSLIVSAARQLVCILPFAYIFAKAFGLNAIWYAFPMAEIIALVLSTILFKRIYENRIKKLQVSHRG; this is encoded by the coding sequence ATGTCTGAGACAATGGATGCTTTAAGACCTGAAGAAAATAAGATGGGAACCATGCCGGTGAACAAGCTTTTGCTGACCATGTCTATTCCCATGGTTATTTCCATGCTGATACAGGCGCTTTACAATGTAGTCGACAGCATTTTTGTGGCGCAGATAGGGGAAACAGCCCTTACCGCAGTCTCCCTTGCATTTCCCATACAAAATCTGATCATCGCCATCGCCGTAGGAACCGGTGTGGGAGTCAATGCTCTCCTTTCCCGTTCCTTAGGGGAGAAGAACCAGAAAGCGGCTAATCTGGCCACAGTTAATGGAATATTCGTTTTCATTCTCAGCTATCTGGTCTCCGCCCTGTTAGCAATTTTCTTTTCCAGGTTTTATTTTACGGTGCAGACAGGCAATGAAGAGATCATCAGCCAGGGAACCACTTATCTTTCCATCTGTACCATATTCTCCTTCGGTGTTTATATGCAGATCGCTTTTGAACGGATCATGCAGTCCACCGGCCGCACCATCTATAACATGATCACCCAGGGGCTTGGAGCCATTATCAACATCATACTGGACCCGATCCTTATATTCGGACTCTTCGGCCTTCCCCGCCTTGGCATTGCCGGAGCCGCTGTCGCAACTGTCATCGGCCAGATCATTGCCATGCTGCTCCTTTTGTATTTTAATTTAACCAGGAATCCTGATGTTAACTTAAACATGCGGGGCTTCCGTCCCCATAAAGAAACCATTATTGATATTTATAAGGTAGGGCTTCCATCCATTATCATGCTGTCCATTGGTTCTGTCATGACCTTTGGTGTGAATAAGATCCTTCTTTTGTTTTCCGAAACCGCTGTCTCCGTATTCGGCATTTTCTTTAAGCTGCAAAGCTTCATCTTCATGCCTGTATTCGGACTCAATAACGGTATGGTTCCTATTGTAGCTTATAACTGGGGTGCTAAAGACAAGGACCGTATCATGAAAACCATACGCTCCAGCGTCATAGGATCTGTCTCCATTATGTTCCTGGGACTTATCATATTTCAGGCCTTCCCGAAGCAGCTTTTACTCCTGTTTGATGCCTCCGAGCACATGATTTCCATCGGCGTCCCTGCTCTTCGCATCATCAGCTCAGGGTTCCTCTTTGCCGGTTACAGCATCATCATTGGTTCCGTGTTTCAGGCTCTTGGAAACGGCATCTACAGCCTGATCGTATCTGCTGCAAGACAGCTTGTATGTATTTTGCCTTTTGCATATATTTTCGCGAAAGCATTTGGTCTTAATGCAATTTGGTATGCTTTCCCTATGGCTGAAATCATAGCCCTGGTCTTAAGCACCATCCTGTTTAAACGAATTTATGAAAACCGTATCAAAAAACTACAGGTTTCTCACAGAGGTTAA
- a CDS encoding HD domain-containing phosphohydrolase yields the protein MQYTKNINNKSVLGIIRRFCGYIDPRLTEHGSHVAYIISRMLRNTGQYSSQELRDICFLAQLHDIGAYKTEEISKMLQFETDDVWNHSFYGYLFIRYFSPLKKLAPAVLLHHITWNFLEKGDEPSTKIKNLAQILHIADRIDVSMSLEKNSWEETLQLITQGANNIFAPHIVDLASKLDFQDSIENEWRNDSEYFDFLTSIPLSEEETTEYLKMLVFIIDFRSHHTVTHTITTTSISYELGKLLSFNEEQLNMVLCGSLLHDLGKIAVPVEILEYPGKLSRQAMAIMRTHVNYTEKIFGGSIDKAIERIALRHHEKLDGSGYPNKLKARDLTTEERLVAIADIISALTGTRSYKDSFPKDHILSILFSMKGDGLLDEAIVDLAVEHLDEILDTTAIRCQPILSIYEKLRKEYESLPYLESYDEKLHFALTLKDPELMPSWP from the coding sequence ATGCAGTATACAAAAAATATAAATAACAAAAGCGTCTTAGGCATTATCCGGCGCTTCTGCGGTTACATTGATCCACGGCTGACAGAACACGGTTCCCACGTGGCTTATATCATTTCCCGCATGCTGCGAAATACCGGGCAATATTCCAGTCAGGAGCTTCGTGATATCTGTTTTCTGGCCCAGCTTCATGATATCGGGGCATATAAGACAGAAGAAATCTCCAAAATGCTTCAATTTGAAACCGATGATGTTTGGAATCATTCCTTCTACGGATACCTTTTCATACGATATTTTTCCCCCCTCAAAAAGTTAGCTCCTGCAGTGCTTTTACACCATATCACCTGGAATTTCCTGGAAAAAGGGGACGAGCCCAGTACAAAAATTAAAAATCTGGCACAAATTCTTCACATTGCAGACCGCATTGATGTCTCCATGTCACTGGAAAAGAATTCCTGGGAGGAAACTCTCCAGCTGATAACCCAGGGAGCCAACAACATTTTCGCACCTCATATTGTAGATCTTGCCTCTAAGCTTGACTTTCAGGATTCCATTGAAAATGAATGGAGAAACGATTCCGAATACTTTGACTTTTTAACCAGCATTCCCCTTTCCGAAGAAGAGACTACAGAGTATTTGAAAATGCTGGTCTTTATCATTGATTTCAGAAGCCATCATACGGTGACCCATACCATAACTACCACCAGCATCAGCTATGAGCTGGGAAAACTCCTGTCCTTTAATGAGGAACAATTAAATATGGTCCTCTGCGGCTCACTGCTCCACGATTTGGGTAAAATCGCGGTTCCGGTGGAAATTCTTGAGTATCCGGGAAAATTAAGCAGGCAGGCCATGGCAATTATGAGGACCCATGTAAATTACACGGAGAAAATATTCGGGGGCAGTATTGATAAAGCCATTGAGCGCATCGCACTGCGTCATCATGAAAAGCTGGATGGATCCGGGTATCCTAATAAGCTGAAAGCCCGAGATTTGACTACGGAAGAACGGTTGGTAGCCATTGCCGACATCATCAGTGCCTTAACCGGTACAAGAAGCTATAAAGACTCCTTTCCAAAAGATCACATTCTGTCCATCCTCTTCAGTATGAAGGGGGACGGCCTGTTGGATGAAGCCATCGTTGACCTGGCAGTGGAACATCTTGATGAAATCCTTGACACCACCGCTATCCGCTGTCAGCCTATATTAAGCATTTACGAGAAGCTGAGAAAAGAATATGAATCTCTTCCTTATTTAGAGTCCTATGATGAAAAGCTTCATTTTGCACTTACCTTAAAGGATCCGGAGCTAATGCCATCATGGCCATAA
- the aspS gene encoding aspartate--tRNA(Asn) ligase codes for MEFISGVKEKDMVPMDRIKSGGYEGRTVKMEGCVHTIRDMGEVAFVILRKAEGLVQCVYEEGKTAFDLSLLKEESAVRVTGIVTKEERAPHGFEIRLLEIDLLSQPSETLPVAISKWKLNTSLETKLTLRPITLRNPMERAKFRIQEGIVRGFRDFLHSQGFTEIRTPKIVARGAEGGSNVFKLDYFNKKAELGQSPQFYKQTMVGVYDRVFEVAPVFRAEKHNTTRHLNEYTSMDFEMGYIDSFQEIMEMETAMLQYTFGLLCEEYETELKMLKVTLPNVSNIPTVRFAEAKELVAGKYNRKIKNPYDLEPEEEMLIGRYFKEEHDSDFVFVTHYPSKKRPFYAMDDPAHPKYTLSFDLLFKGLEVTTGGQRIHDYEAIIKKMEARGMNPEDISSYLMIFRYGMPPHGGLGIGLERLTMRLLDEMNIRETALFPRDVTRLEP; via the coding sequence ATGGAATTTATCAGTGGTGTAAAAGAAAAGGATATGGTCCCAATGGACCGCATTAAATCCGGCGGTTATGAGGGCCGGACCGTAAAAATGGAAGGATGTGTCCATACCATAAGGGATATGGGAGAGGTTGCTTTTGTGATCCTTCGGAAAGCAGAGGGCCTGGTGCAGTGCGTGTATGAGGAGGGGAAAACGGCTTTTGACTTAAGTCTTTTAAAAGAAGAGTCAGCGGTCCGGGTCACTGGAATCGTAACAAAGGAAGAGAGGGCTCCTCATGGGTTTGAGATCCGTCTTTTGGAGATTGACTTATTGTCCCAGCCGTCAGAGACCCTTCCTGTGGCAATCAGCAAGTGGAAATTAAACACTTCCCTTGAGACAAAGCTGACGCTGCGCCCTATTACCCTTCGAAACCCCATGGAAAGGGCAAAGTTCCGCATTCAGGAAGGAATTGTAAGAGGATTCAGGGACTTTCTTCACAGCCAGGGTTTTACGGAAATCCGTACACCAAAGATCGTAGCCCGCGGAGCGGAAGGCGGCTCCAACGTATTTAAACTGGATTATTTTAATAAAAAAGCAGAACTGGGCCAAAGCCCCCAGTTTTATAAGCAGACCATGGTAGGCGTGTATGACCGGGTATTTGAGGTCGCTCCTGTCTTCCGTGCGGAAAAGCATAATACAACAAGACATTTAAATGAATATACCAGTATGGACTTTGAAATGGGATACATTGACAGCTTTCAGGAGATCATGGAAATGGAGACAGCTATGCTCCAGTATACCTTTGGACTTCTTTGTGAGGAATACGAAACAGAGCTTAAGATGCTTAAAGTCACACTTCCCAATGTATCCAATATCCCGACAGTCCGCTTTGCAGAAGCAAAGGAGCTGGTTGCCGGAAAATACAACCGAAAGATCAAAAATCCCTATGATCTGGAGCCGGAGGAAGAAATGCTTATCGGCCGGTATTTTAAGGAAGAGCATGACAGTGATTTCGTGTTTGTCACCCACTACCCGTCAAAGAAGCGTCCTTTCTATGCAATGGATGATCCGGCACACCCTAAGTATACCTTGAGCTTTGATTTATTGTTCAAGGGGCTGGAAGTGACTACCGGAGGCCAGAGAATCCATGATTATGAAGCTATTATAAAGAAAATGGAGGCAAGGGGCATGAATCCGGAGGATATTTCTTCCTATTTAATGATATTCCGATACGGCATGCCGCCTCACGGAGGCCTTGGAATCGGTCTGGAGCGTCTTACCATGCGCCTTCTTGACGAAATGAACATAAGGGAAACCGCTTTGTTTCCAAGAGATGTAACGAGACTGGAACCATAA